In Equus przewalskii isolate Varuska chromosome 6, EquPr2, whole genome shotgun sequence, one DNA window encodes the following:
- the LOC103551574 gene encoding olfactory receptor 8B12-like: protein MAATNSSVTEFILLGLTDQPGLQILLFFLFLGFYTVAMVGNLGLVTLIGLNSSLHTPMYFFLFNLSLIDFCYSTTIIPKMLKSFVSKQNIIMHAGCMTQLFFFCFFVISESFLLSAMACDRYVAICKPLVYMVTMSPQVCLLLLLGVYVMGFSGAMAHTGSIASLTFCGKNLVNHFMCDILPLLELSCNSTYVNELVVFIVVSIGIGMPIVTIFISYALILSSILHIHSTEGRSKAFSTCGSHIIVVSLFYGSAAFVYLKPPSILPLDQGKVSSLFYTIVVPMLNPLIYSLRNKDVKVALRKTLARKIFS from the coding sequence ATGGCAGCCACAAACTCTTCTGTGAcagagtttatcctacttggctTAACAGACCAACCGGGACTCCAGatacttctctttttcctgtttttaggTTTCTACACGGTTGCTATGGTGGGGAACCTGGGCTTGGTAACTCTGATTGGGTTGAACTCTAGCCTGcacactcccatgtactttttcctcttcaACCTCTCCTTAATAGATTTCTGTTATTCCACCACCATCATCCCCAAAATGCTAAAGAGCTTTGTCTCAAAGCAGAACATAATCATGCATGCAGGGTGCATGactcaactcttttttttctgcttctttgtcaTCTCTGAGTCCTTCCTCCTGTCAGCAATGGCATGTGACCGCTATGTTGCCATATGTAAACCACTGGTGTACATGGTCACCATGTCTCCTCAGGTCTGTTTACTCCTCTTGTTGGGTGTGTATGTGATGGGATTTTCAGGGGCCATGGCCCATACGGGAAGCATAGCAAGTCTGACCTTCTGTGGCAAGAACCTTGTCAATCATTTCATGTGTGACATCCTTCCTCTCCTTGAGCTCTCCTGCAATAGCACTTATGTCAATGAGCTGGTGGTCTTCATAGTTGTTTCCATTGGCATTGGAATGCCCATTGTTACCATCTTCATCTCTTATGCTCTGATCCTCTCCAGCATTCTCCACATTCACTCCACTGAGGGCAGGTCCAAAGCCTTCAGTACTTGCGGCTCCCACATAATTGTGGTCTCTCTTTTCTATGGTTCTGCAGCTTTCGTATATCTGAAGCCACCTTCTATTTTGCCCCTTGACCAAGGGAAAGTGTCCTCCTTGTTCTATACCATTGTGGTGCCCATGTTAAACCCATTGATCTATAGTTTGAGGAACAAGGATGTCAAAGTTGCCCTGAGGAAAACCTtggcaagaaaaatattttcttga